One window of Triticum dicoccoides isolate Atlit2015 ecotype Zavitan chromosome 5A, WEW_v2.0, whole genome shotgun sequence genomic DNA carries:
- the LOC119299326 gene encoding flowering locus K homology domain-like, producing MDGPAEAPAVTEHEMSEIPNPTCGEQADASIEEQANPESDVAEQIKEEAENTSDEEPKGTNNEESGNPSDEAQVTVKDDDMGDQNSEDQAIRSLEEPAEAEQLANVETEDTKWPGWPGESVFRVLVSAQKVGALIGRKGEFIKRMCDESKARIKILDGPPGVPERAVMISAKDEPDALVPPAIDGLLRVHNRITDGLDSETDQAQRGAGPAGPTRLLVPASQAGSLIGKQGATIKSIQDASKCALRILENVPPVALNDDRVVEIQGEPHDVHKAVELIANHLRKFLVDRSVLPLFEMQMKVHSAPREQPMPAPQQWGPPPPWSHPPNIPPSGPGYGGNPHFMPPRPQDNYYPPPDVHHVEKQPHYGISSYGRDANPTAAPTSGNQHLSHGSSQISQKMQVPLSYADAVIGSAGANISYIRKHSGATISIQEGVPGEMTVEIAGSASQVQTAQQLIKNFMAEASPQVPPPGPAPPSQPVDSGYNSYPPYGGLSYATPPGGAGPTPHNGGGYGAHYPPNYGY from the exons ATGGATGGGCCTGCTGAGGCTCCTGCTGTTACGGAGCATGAGATGAGCGAGATCCCTAATCCTACCTGCGGTGAGCAAGCCGATGCTAGCATTGAGGAGCAAGCCAATCCTGAGAGTGATGTGGCAGAGCAgatcaaggaagaagcagaaaataCATCTGATGAGGAACCCAAAGGCACAAACAACGAAGAATCTGGTAACCCGAGCGATGAAGCGCAGGTGACTGTGAAAGATGACGATATGGGGGATCAGAATAGCGAGGACCAGGCTATCCGTTCACTTGAAGAGCCAGCTGAGGCAGAGCAACTGGCCAATGTGGAGACGGAGGACACGAAATGGCCTGGGTGGCCTGGAGAAAGTGTGTTCCGTGTACTGGTTTCTGCCCAAAAGGTGGGTGCTCTCATTGGCCGCAAAGGGGAGTTTATCAAAAGAATGTGTGATGAATCCAAAGCCCGCATAAAGATTCTTGATGGCCCACCAGGTGTTCCAGAAAGAGCT GTAATGATTTCAGCAAAGGATGAGCCAGATGCACTCGTTCCGCCAGCCATTGATGGTCTGCTCAGAGTACATAATAGAATAACAGATGGTTTAGACAGTGAAACCGACCAGGCTCAGCGAGGTGCTGGTCCTGCAGGGCCAACACGGCTACTTGTGCCAGCTTCCCAAGCTGGCAGCCTGATTGGCAAGCAAGGAGCAACCATTAAATCAATACAGGATGCTTCAAAGTGTGCCCTCCGCATTCTTG AGAATGTGCCACCTGTAGCATTAAATGATGACAGAGTTGTCGAGATACAAGGTGAACCTCATGAtgttcacaaagcagtggaactgaTTGCAAACCATTTGAGAAAATTTCTTGTTGACCGTAGTGTTCTCCCTTTATTCGAAATGCAG ATGAAAGTGCACAGTGCGCCCAGAGAGCAACCTATGCCTGCTCCTCAGCAATGGGGTCCTCCTCCGCCCTGGAGTCATCCACCAAACATTCCTCCCAGTGGCCCAGGTTATGGTGGGAATCCACATTTTATGCCGCCACGGCCACAAGACAACTATTATCCTCCTCCTGATGTGCACCATGTGGAGAAGCAACCGCACTATGGAATTTCTTCATATGGACGTGATGCAAATCCAACTGCTGCTCCTACCTCAGGGAATCAACACCTATCGCATGGGTCTTCTCAA ATTTCCCAAAAAATGCAAGTTCCTCTTTCCTACGCTGATGCTGTGATTGGGTCTGCTGGTGCCAATATTAGCTATATCCGCAAGCATAGTGGTGCGACAATAAGTATTCAAGAAGGTGTTCCTGGGGAGATGACGGTCGAGATCGCAGGAAGTGCCTCACAAGTTCAAACTGCTCAGCAGCTGATCAAG AATTTCATGGCCGAAGCTTCTCCCCAAGTTCCTCCACCAGGTCCCGCTCCTCCCTCTCAACCAGTTGACTCGGGCTACAACTCATACCCGCCGTATGGAGGACTGTCGTATGCAACCCCTCCAGGCGGCGCAGGTCCTACCCCTCACAATGGAGGAGGCTATGGGGCACACTACCCTCCGAACTACGGGTACTAG
- the LOC119299328 gene encoding ureidoglycolate hydrolase, with protein sequence MLPCLLSLLLLAGAAAGVQGHDDAAARRTMEEFAGFPASNDGEGGRASPLRVDSDSLQRQIDELASFSDSPAPSVTRVLYSDRDVQARRYIKGIMKQLGLSVREDAVGNIFGRWVGSEAELGAVATGSHVDAIPFSGKYDGVVGVLGALEAISVLQRSGFQPKRSLEVIMFTSEEPTRFGISCLGSRLMAGSKELVQSLKRTVDNHNVSFVDAADSAGYKIHPDDLHNVFLNQDAYFAFIELHIEQGPILEKEGIPIGIVTAIAAPASIKVEFEGNGGHAGAVLMPARNDVGLAAAELALAVEKHVLESGSIDTVGTVGILQLHPGAINSIPSKSHLEIDVRDVDEKRRNDVIEKVHKSAIDISKIRGVELSEFKIINQDPPALSDKSVINAMEFAAKQLSLEYKLMISRAYHDSLFMARISPMGMIFIPCYKGYSHKPEEYASPEDMANGVQMLALTMAKLSLE encoded by the exons ATGCTCCCCTGCCTCCTCTCCCTCCTGCTCCTCGCCGGCGCCGCGGCGGGGGTACAGGGCCACGACGACGCGGCGGCGAGGCGGACGATGGAGGAGTTCGCCGGCTTCCCTGCCTCCAACGACGGCGAGGGCGGCCGCGCCTCCCCCTTGCGCGTAGACTCCGACAGCCTCCAGCGCCAG ATTGATGAACTGGCCTCGTTCTCCGACTCGCCGGCGCCGTCGGTGACGCGTGTTTTGTACAGCGACAGGGATGTGCAAGCTCGAAG GTATATTAAAGGGATAATGAAACAGCTTGGCCTCTCTGTTCGAGAAGATGCCGTTGGCAACATATTTGGCCGCTG GGTGGGTTCTGAGGCAGAACTAGGAGCAGTTGCAACTGGTtctcatgttgatgccattccattttCAGGCAAATATGATGGGGTCGTTGGTGTTCTGGGTGCTCTTGAGGCAATCAGTGTGCTACAACG GTCTGGTTTCCAGCCAAAAAGATCCTTGGAGGTTATTATGTTTACATCAGAGGAGCCTACACGATTTGGAATTAGCTGCTTGGGAAG CCGCTTAATGGCAGGGAGCAAAGAACTAGTTCAATCACTAAAAAGGACAGTTGACAACCACAATGTATCATTTGTTGATGCTGCTGACTCTGCTGGCTACAAGATACACCCAGACGATCTACATAATGTGTTTTTGAACCAAGATGCATATTTTGCTTTTATAGAATTGCACATTGAACAGGGCCCCATTTTGGAAAAAGAAG GCATCCCAATTGGCATTGTAACTGCCATTGCTGCTCCTGCAAGTATTAAGGTGGAATTTGAAGGGAATGGGGGTCATGCTGGAGCAGTGCTAATGCCCGCAag AAATGATGTTGGATTGGCGGCAGCTGAGCTGGCATTAGCAGTTGAGAAACATGTTTTGGAATCAGGATCGATAGATACAGTTGGAACAGTTG GTATTCTGCAGCTACATCCCGGAGCTATCAATAGCATCCCAAGTAAATCACACCTAGAAATTG ATGTAAGAGATGTTGATGAGAAAAGAAGGAATGATGtcattgagaaggttcacaaatCTGCCATTGACATATCAAAGATCCGTGGAGTAGAACTATCGGAATTCAAGATCATCAACCAGGATCCGCCTGCTCTGTCTGACAAATCAGTCATAAACGCAATGGAATTTGCTGCAAAACAGCTGAGCCTAGAATACAAATTGATGATAAGCAGAGCTTATCACGATTCACTCTTCATGGCCAG AATATCACCAATGGGTATGATCTTCATTCCCTGTTACAAAG GATACAGCCACAAGCCCGAAGAGTATGCATCGCCCGAGGACATGGCAAATGGGGTCCAGATGCTAGCCTTAACAATGGCCAAACTATCGCTGGAGTGA